The genomic DNA gatgagatgtgtgtgtgtttgcgcatgCATGATTGTTTGTGTGGACCttttttggtgtttatttttcGCAAGAGTTTACTTACCTTTTTAGGGTGTCTTTGCTGTTAGTTtggatttttatatttatcagtGCTTTTTTTAAGCTGTGTGACAATAGGTATCTTGTCAATCTATCCTTAGTGCGGGTGTGTAACAAGaactgtttgttaaaaaaaaaaagaaaatgcaaagaTGGAAGTTCCTTTACATTGCAAAACTATCTCCCTCAGCTCTGCATGTTTTGTTGTGGTAACATTTGGTTGCCTGTTGTGTCCACATGTTTCACCAAAAGTTTCCTAAAGTTCACGAGACCCACACCCTTGCATTCTGGGAACATCTCTATTTAAATTGAGCAATCAGAAAAAACAAGTAAATGGTTATATTAACTTATATTGTTAAAATGTAACCCTTAAACAATTACATAAATCTTAATTTTAATAGCTTGTCAGAACTGTATGCAAGAACATAAGAAATAGGGTTACTCAGCTAATCCTACACAAGGTGAAAGATCACTGTACAAAACTTACAttgagaagaaaataaattcaaataatCACCCTTCCTATACAAATGCCTCCAAATATTTTCCttgaaaaatgatttttttccttgaaaaaggagtaaaattatactgtaaatgtgattaaatacaattgtttaatttcaataataataaagttaatacaccaagtttatattatattatactatagtaactatgttcaattatttttgtaataataattagtaataattattcattttccAGTCCTGATGTTCAGTAATAATTCCTGTCCCAATGCTCCAAAACCTCAGCACATTCCATCAACTTTGAGAAGACATATTGGATCACCAgggaaataatgtaaaagttatttttaaattttattaaaataatataatttaggTTAGTTTTGCCAAGACCTCTGTACTTATATCATATCACATCATATCAGATTcctacacaaacaaaagaacaaaaataaaatactatatatatgtttatttatttttagaccttattcacattttttcatgggatgcacacatttttaattatttataaaatttttatattttacatttcattaattCCCCTGacatgattaaaaatatataaataatcactTTATGTGTTGTTGGTCAATGATCCTCTTTATTTGACTTGAAGTTAAACAGTGACCATGTGATACTAGTTCTGCCCTCCAAGTGACCCACTCCGCCCACCACTTCATAAGCGTGACTCAACCTGCTAGtttcttatttttcattatatttacaATAAGGTTGCAAAGACGACATGCAGTCTGTGGTTTTttggagtttattttttttggtgattttaAGCCATTGCCCCTTTCTATACGGTAAGATTATTGTCTTTACAATCTttacaaaggttttttttatggttaatTTATATTCACACTTATACATTGGTCAAAAACTGTTTTGTCTTATATTTGTCTTATATTACTGAGTTGAAAATAACTTGAGgaaatgcacaaatacacaaatttGTGAGTCCAGCACTCACAAATTTACTCGGAATAacttttctaaacatttacagtaattcagctaagcatttaaaaccaaaataagTTTAGATTATCAGTCCACAGAACATGTTTACTTTTAACAATTACTATGAAATTAtgatcacatttacatttaggcatttggcagatgctcttatccagagcgacttacaaaaagtgctttaatgtttacaacattggatacatacttacactgggttaactaggttaataactaagtaccattagtccaacacatctgaagagttttttttttttttttttttttggggggggggggggggtttagtccaagtactggagaaacagatgcgtcttgagtcgtcgtttaaagatagtcaaagtatcATAAATGAATtatagatgttttttctttaggtatattgcaatttaaaaatactattcatttgtaaactagTTGACAACTGAATGAAGgtcataaaaagtttttttcttttaattgtagTGAAGTAGATGTTTAAATGATCtaaatttgtattaatattacaaaaaaaaagaacaaaaacataaaatgggCCGTGCTGCCCTGCTTAATTTTTTGCATTTCCtttgtttaatgtaaaataaaaacatataaatacagtggaaccttggattacgagcataattcgttccagaagtgggcttgtattccaaaactcgtaaaccaaatttaatttccctataagaaataatggaaactcaaattattcgttccacagaccaaaaaaataaatacataaaaataattaacacacaatataaagcaaaaataaaacaaaataacctacattttaccttttaaaaaaagtaaaaagaattcCACACAGATGAGTGTTTCCGTTCAAGTgtttcatgctgtgtgtgtgtgtgtgtgtgtgtgtgtgtgtgaaacccctCCCGTGCCAAGAGAGAGTATGAACCGGCTCGGTGTCAACttgtgcacgcgcacacacataagagagactgagggagaaaatggatttttaaacttctaatgagactttattacacagtaaacctttcttatttgaatttcacataaacacacattaacggaaagactgttttgtctgaaaaattagcaaggaacatcgctaatgacactcgtgtgagcgcttAATAACAGAATcaatgctgtaaagtaaaacaaacaaacaaatgaaccgcACGTTACCTTACTACCtatgcagtgtttctgtgtagaacagacagtgtgtgtgtgtttgtgtatgaagCACACCCTcactgcttcacacacacacacacacacacacacacactctaaacgcacgcgcgagagagagagagagagagagagagtgtgtgcacggtatcaaattacgcgcgcgcacacataggctgtaacagagagggagagataaaATGGATTTTCTAATGaggttttcttttgctttacatgcgcgcagACACGTGTGTTacaagaaacagtacacgcacgctgtacacactcgcttacaaacacaaaataaaatgttttacacacacacgtgtggtcacagtgttatagtaaatagtacacgcgtgcacggatgttgattataccagtaagagactagcactaagacccagcaggggagacgattacccacaattccgcagcgcaagagaaagaaaaaacgttggctcatttgtgatcatgtgacaagAAACACAtgcaagaagcgcatgcgtgatacataatactcggtgctcgtaaaccaagacttgctcgtttttcaaatcacaatttattaaaaatctttgctcgtcttgcggaacacttgaaAACTGCGTTACTctcaatctgaggtttcactgtacataaaaaaaatgaaattttaaacatAGAAAAATTATTTTCCCAAATATAAGATCTaattctctgtttctctttagGGGCTCCGTCTTTATCTCAGTGCCCTGACACTAATTTGGGTATCACTGGGGGCCGTTACATCCTCTCTAAAGGGTATAATGATGGTAGTATCCTGAGATACATCTGTCCAGAAGGGTTTTATCCATATCCTGTAAAAAAACGTGAATGTGACAGAGGCCAGTGGGATCCCAACCCTAACAAAAAACCCCCAGTGTGCAAGAGTAAGTAACAAACCATTCTGTAACAGCACACTTGAACTAATTTGTCCTTTTTAAACAGCTGCATTATTTCTGTATCTCCCCAACGTTTTTAGAAATCACATGTCCTAATCCAAATGTTCTGGAAAATGGAGCTGTGCAACCTGTTAAACCGTTCTACTATGTGAACGACACAACCACCTATAAATGTAATTCTGATTACACATTTCGAGGATCTGCCACCCGTGTGTGTCAGGTCAATGGCAAGTGGAGCGGTGGCACACCAATCTGTAGTCATAACAGTAAGGAATGAGTTTCAACTTTATTAATCCattaatttcattaataatacttttattctcatcacattggatgagaaataatgaattaattgattatttttcatccagtttaaataaaatgattatgaGAATGACAGCCAGATCTGATAATAACATATACTCAATCCACAGCTGATCACTGCCCTGACCCTGGTACTCCACCAGGTGCCAGCAGAGAAGGTCACATTTTTAACATCGATGACAAAGTTACCTACACCTGTGCTAAGAATCTAAAACTAATAGGTTCcaaagtgcgtgtgtgtcagGATGGTGGCGAATGGTCAGGAAAAGAGCCGGAGTGTTATGGTGAGCATCCTGATAGTATCACAGGCACCAGAGTGCACTCCAGCGTTCTACAGCATATTAATATCGTAATagggaaattatttttattttgcctgATTTCGGCTTGCTGGTATTTGAACATAAtgctctttttttcattttagccGATTTTACATACGACACTCCTGAAGAAGTAGCAGAGGCTTTTAGCAGTTCTTTAAAGACTACTTTAACCATTAATGAGGAATCAGGTACAGTAGGACTCCACAAGTTCATATCCATTTTAATAAGTGACTGTAAATTGCTTTGTTTTATACTGAGTTATAAATATctgttcctttaaaaaaataaaaagaaacagttcaAGCTGGAAAGAAAATTCGTTTGGAAAAGGGAGGAAAACTTGACATCTATATTGCCCTGGATGCATCTGACAGCATAGACGAGGAAGATTTTAATAAGACAAAGGATGTCATCAAGAAGCTCATAACAAAGGtatattaagttaaaatgtaaatttgtagGTTTTAGCAATTGAGATGTacttataattttaaatttattatacttttggtatttatatgtatgaaaatgattgaTGGGCAATTAGAGCCTCAATTTTGTACTCAGTTTACTTTTGCTGTACCAATATTTTGacatttcaaattatttttgtcCAAGAGCTTTATTATGATATGGAAACATTTGTAAGCTGTAAAGTCCAAATCTGACTATTCAAAATGGTGTTTTAAACTattaatatgcacatttttactgtatgaCTTTCACTTATTTCCTATGACAACATTGCAGGTCTGAATGGTTTTGACTGATGCATTAATTATGAcaactcttttatttatttttttcctccaacaGATAAGCTATTATGAGGCTTTTCCGAATtatgaaatcattatttttgCCACAGATGTGACAAAAGTTgttaatattactgattacaaGAGGAAAGAAACAACGTTAAAAGATGTTCTCACATTGCTAGATAATTATAATTATGGTGGTAAGTTTTACCCTGGAAATCCATttatacatttcattttaatatgtaTATCTCACATACGTGGCCTTTAAGTGGTATTTATTGATGTATTGTTCTTAACAGATAGATAAACATTATGTGACATGTTAGGAAGGCTGCTTTATAACAGTCTGTAGAGAAATACAgcaatttaaaacaatacattGCGAGTATTTAAATGGTTTATCAACTaggtgatatttatttatttatttatttatttattaaaaactgatTCCTGCATGACCCACATTTCTTGTTTGTTAACAGATAAAGGACAGAAATCAGGAACCAACATTCGCAAAGCTTATGAAGCTATACGAGACAGTATCAGTTTTGAGAAGGCGCATAATAAGACAGCATTCGATGAGACACAGCAAGTCGTAATCATGTTCACTGATGGTATTAGACCCTTCTTTGTATATTATATGTTGATTTAATGttactgcattattattattattattattattattgtccatAATTATGTTGTCCATAATTATCTATGTCTACAGGTATTGCCAATATGGGAGGAAACCCCACTCCTGTAGTTGAGGAAATCAGGCAAACAGTTTTCAATAATGATGAAAAACGGGATAAATATCTTGGTAACTAAaacataaatgctttttaagatCCATTTATACTAAAAGTGAAAATATATGATCAACAGAAGTGAATCTGTCACCACTAATCTTTCCCGCTACAGCAAAttcttatattatttaatatcctTTGAAGgtagccttttttaaaattggATCCTTGGtcttcatacatacatacagtaagcaGTAACCTGGACCAAGAGGCAgctgaatgtttatttaaaggttAAATGTCAGCAGGCAAACTTAATCATCTAAAggaaaaattaattgaaattcTATATGGAAATTATAATATACACATGTTTATCTTACAGATCTGTATGCATTTGGAGTGGGTGAAGATGTTGAGAAAGGCAAAATTGATGAGTGGGTGACCAAAAGAGACACCCATGAAAAGTATTTTTTCATACTACAAGACATGGAGGCAGTTGGAAAAACTTTAGATGAAATGATtggtatttatgttttttttgttttttttaagttactctGTATAAAATCAGCAAAATAACTGTGAATTTAATCCATAGTCAATACATTTTGTTAATGTTGTAgcttcattgtgtgtgtgtgtgtgtgtgtgtgtgtgtgtgtgtgaacattttACTATATGTGTTTCTTCCGTAGATGAGAGCACtagtgtgtctctgtgtggacTCTACAAAGACTACTATGATCCTGATCTTAGATCAACCTATCGTTACACATACCCCTGGCTGATTAAGATATCTATAACTGTAAGATTTGTTTTTACCCACCTcttctacatacacacacacacacactcccccacACACAATTTTTCACCTGCCATTTCACACTAGCCAACTCTCCTCATtatataaatcattatttaatgttttgatttttttatacataaatgttttatagcATTAGTGGTTTGCAGTTTAGTTAACTTGTATTCAGtatgttataaataatattggCTGCTAAAAATTGtaagcatgattttttttttccatgtatcAGCATGAGAGTGGCACAGCAAACTGTATAGGATCACTGGTCACTCCCAAGTTTATTCTAACTGCTGCCCATTGCTTCAGGTTTGATGATAGTCCTGACAAAATACTACTTGCAACACCTGATTATAGAGGTATCATATGCACTCACAGCACACACTTGTATGTAGGGTGGTCTGGGAAAACCTGTTACCCAACAGTGCAACTAAATTCTGACAAATCAGGCTCATTTGCCTAAAACAATTGACACCTCATTTAGAAACAACTAATAGAACATAGAACACACTTTTCTTAATTTTCACAATTGAGTGACTAGACTTTAATACTAACTTTCCTTGTGATTGAGACAAGATGCAATAGCTTATATCTGCTTATAGCTGTCAgaactacagtatacacatgAAATGTAGAAAATGTAGAAATTATACTGTATCGAGAGTTTCCCTGGCTGACATGTATTAAGAATTTTTAACAAAACCAGGTAAATATACATTTCCCTTTTaatgtttgtattattattgttattattattagatatagGAAAATTAGAGGTGGAGAGGTTCCTTCTTCATCCCGACTACAATATCAAAAAGAAGGCAGCAGAGAATATAACAGAGTTTTATGAATATGATGTGGCTCTTATAGAGTTAAAGAAAAGTGTGCAAGTCAGTCCAGACATCAGGTGAGTAATTTACGCTAATTTAGCATCTTATCAAGCAAAAGCAAATTTGTCATAACTCACTATTCTTTGTGTTTTAGACCTATTTGTATTCCCTGCACTGAGGAGACGAATGGAGCTCTACAACTGTCTGCTAGTGACGCAACATGTGCAAAACATAGTGAGTTAAAAACCTTTTAATCTATTGATGTAACACAATTTTTTCTAGCTATTGTACATCGTATATGTTATACATTTAGAGACAGGCAGTaagtataataattaaaaatacaacatcTATATAATGAagtattggggaaaaaaatcaggtaCATGTAAACAGGGATTACATGCTTTAgacaaatgcagattaattgtattttccattttgttcttttacaggGGAAGTGCTGTTGAACCATGATCTTGTGAAGGCACATTTCATAACACATCATTTAGAAAAGAGAGGACAAAAACCAAAACAAGATGTCCAAATCAGACAGGGGCATCAGGTAAATATATAGTATCCTATAGCTGAGATACAcaaagattttttctttttaacaaaaaatgcattttgcaccGAGGTAGCTAATTAAGTTTGTTATAAATAGTCTGCCTAAGTTGAGAGTCTTGTCTGGCATCTGTTTAAGTTAAGTGGGTGTAAATGTTTTCATGTTCTTGGTGTCATGCCACTTCCCTGGCTCCTGGTTTGTCCTGTTCttggttttgttctgtttatgtACTGTCATGTTTCGTTCCTAGTTTGTTATGTCTGATATCCTAGCCTGATGCGTTTATATCCAAGCCAATGTTAAGCCTAGCTATTGACTTGCCTCGCTCCAGTTTAGTTGCTGTTTAGTTACTGTTCCTTGATTTCCTTATGTAAGTGTCCATTTATGTTAAGTTTTCGTTAAAAGACTTTAAGTGATCTCCTTTTGCATATATGCCTCAGTATCTAAAGCCCACACACAACATCCGTtagttactctgtttcagaagggtcgaATTATTGTCCTACatcaagcaaataaaataagtaGGGAGATTGCTGAAACAACTAacattgggttaagaactgtaaaacGCATTATTAAACCTggaaggaagaaatgtggtcattGTTTTTAGTGATcatgatttttacattatttaacaattggtgaaatcaaattgtaaaaaacaacagtagaactcacggctatgtttaatagtgaaagagtAAGAGTATTTCCAAATACATAATATGGAAACTTAAAAGActtggactaaacagctgtgtagccttaataaaaaacaaatatcagTGGGACTAATTAGAAAATTGGTGGTCCAGATTATCCTGTTTCAAATTGATGGGTGCATCGGGTTAAGAATAGAGGTGGATGAAGTACTGGACCCATTATGCCTAGAGTCTACCATTAAAGCCCTTGGGGAAGatttatgatctggggttgcttctgttggtcaggtctcaGTTCAGCAATGCTACCGtatatgcccaaaagatgaggtcagctgatgacctgaatatactgattgaccaggtttttccaccAATGGATTTTATTTCCCTAATGGCctgggcatattccaagatgacaatgTCAGATTACATTGGgatcaaattgtgaaagagtggttcagggagcattagacatcattttcacacatgaaaatTCATTTCACTTTATCAAAGTTAAAATTGGTCAAAATTTGACCTACACAATGCTCTAGACATTCTTTTTGATTTTGGAAATTGATTTAAGGACTCTTGGAAGATTCTAGTTGGCCAGTTATATTCAAAACTATATAAGAGTTCATTTGGGGAGTGTACCTGTGACTGTATAAGCTATAGTTCCCTGTATATAAGGCAGCCTGATGGTACCAAATAATGAGTGAAATCATCAGTAAAGTGTTGTGTGAACCTCAGGGAGGGCAGTGTCAAGTGTTTGACTCAATTTCACGCAATTAAAGCTCAATGTCAAAACAATTACtaacaaaacaaatgtaaatatatgtcCCCCAGTTACTTTaatataaaagtgaaaaaaaatctgtccttTAACTACTGTTTTAAAACTGTGTCACTGCACAAAGTTGTTAATgccatgtttttgttgttccttTCTATAGAGAGATGGATGCTTTAACCAGGCTGAAAAGATATTAAAAATCGACCAGGAAAAATCAAAGAAGATGATTACAGATAACTTTTTATGCACTGGCGGAGCTTCACAAAACTACATAGATGACGTTACTTGCAGCGGTAATATGCCATGATCTTTTATTAGCACACGATTCAGGTTCACCTTGATGATAAAATGTAGAATTGGAATATATTTGTGTGCAAAACAGAAGATCCTTCATATTTACCTTAAATTTAATCACATTGAATCTTTCTTATATGAATAAAACGTACCTTAATATTTATATCCGTTTATCAAATTATGttcttactgtacttaagtgACATTTTCTAACAGGTGACTCTGGTGGAGCTACGTTTGTGGAAAGAAACCGTTTGATTCAGGTCAGAGTTAAAGTTTTCCTCTTAATATTTATGCTTTAAACCAAGCTTATTGTTTAAGTCCTTATAATGCAAATGACTCAGATAAGAGATAAACATTACCaagttgaaaaataaaatgactgaGCACAACTTAAATACTACAATATAAAAATTGTTCCAGGAGCACAGTGCACAGAGAAAAGATTTATAATGATATTTGTTCATCAAACTCAGGTTGGAGTCATCAGCTGGGGTCTGGAGGACACATGTGTTACTAGTGGGGATCGTATAGATACCAGAGACTTCCATGTAGACCTCTTTGATCCAAAAGTGCGAGACTTTCTTCAAGACTATCTGGGCGATGAAGACATAGATACACCTCTACACTTTTTATAAAGATTCAGTGGATGGGCATTTACATTTTCTGTAAACATTTAATGAGCTACTTGTTGCTTCTCCTAAATTTTtgtaggtttttaaaaaaaggccaCGTCAACAATGTGACTAAGGGgcaaaacaaacttttttttaaatcacagcaTGCATGTATTGAGTATTCATAACTTTCTTTTCAAATTATCTCattaaaatgctattttatttagtGAAATGTTGTGTTTACTGGAACTGGAATTTATATAAacagagaaaaatatatataaaatcataccATGATGTCCAACTGAAAGTACAGGAGGATCATCTGCTTTTCTGTCTCTACCTATCTCATCATCTGCGCTCCTATCTTATTCATCTCTCacattcactttttttcttctctcattCCTTCATTACTTTCCTATGTGTCCTTCTCTACCTTTACTCATCTAAACTGCCTACTCACTTCTacttctttatttctcttcatATTTTCCTCCTGCTCAGCCTGCATCCTTTCTGGGCTGAAAAAAGTTGGCAATATTTCAACCAAATGGTTCTTAACCCTGGTCCTGGAAGACCACGTaatctgcacattttagtgGTTTCCCTGCTCTATCACCTTCTTCAATTTAGAAAGGAGTGTTAATTACCTAATTAGTTAAATCGGGTAAGCTGGGAactgagaaaacactaaaatgtgcagggtaTGTGCTCCTCCTTGACCATGGTTTAGTAACACCGTTTTAAACCATATTTTTAGTTCCTAGtgccatggtggcttagtgattggcactgtcgcctttcacctccagggaccaggtttgattcctgcatcgggtttgtgtgcatggagttttcatgttctccctgtgcttggtgggatcCTCCGgatgctccggtttcctcccacagtctaaagacatgcagggtaggCTATTTGGCTCccaaattaggttaattggttcacaaattgcccctagtgtgtaaatgagtgtgtgagtgagtgtgggtgtgtgtgccctgcggtggattggcaccctgtccagggtgcaccccGCCCTCAttccctaagcctcctgggattggcttCAGGCCCCacacgaccctaaatacaggataaagcagtatagacgatgagcgaGAAATAACCATTGCAACTGGACTGAGAATGTTTTGTGCTTGTTTTCTTTGCGTCAAAAAGCTCTAAAACGCATTCACAAATATATTAACAATggaatattaaaatttatttttcccttaTGTTTTACTGTGGTTTCACTGTTTTTTCCCCTGGAACTTGAGAGGTAAACACTGCTACAGATCAATTTATACAGTTATTGAGTTGTTGGTCATTGATCTCTGTTAAACTAAATAT from Clarias gariepinus isolate MV-2021 ecotype Netherlands chromosome 19, CGAR_prim_01v2, whole genome shotgun sequence includes the following:
- the LOC128507487 gene encoding complement factor B-like isoform X2; translated protein: MQSVVFWSLFFLVILSHCPFLYGAPSLSQCPDTNLGITGGRYILSKGYNDGSILRYICPEGFYPYPVKKRECDRGQWDPNPNKKPPVCKKITCPNPNVLENGAVQPVKPFYYVNDTTTYKCNSDYTFRGSATRVCQVNGKWSGGTPICSHNTDHCPDPGTPPGASREGHIFNIDDKVTYTCAKNLKLIGSKVRVCQDGGEWSGKEPECYADFTYDTPEEVAEAFSSSLKTTLTINEESVQAGKKIRLEKGGKLDIYIALDASDSIDEEDFNKTKDVIKKLITKISYYEAFPNYEIIIFATDVTKVVNITDYKRKETTLKDVLTLLDNYNYGDKGQKSGTNIRKAYEAIRDSISFEKAHNKTAFDETQQVVIMFTDGIANMGGNPTPVVEEIRQTVFNNDEKRDKYLDLYAFGVGEDVEKGKIDEWVTKRDTHEKYFFILQDMEAVGKTLDEMIDESTSVSLCGLYKDYYDPDLRSTYRYTYPWLIKISITHESGTANCIGSLVTPKFILTAAHCFRFDDSPDKILLATPDYRDIGKLEVERFLLHPDYNIKKKAAENITEFYEYDVALIELKKSVQVSPDIRPICIPCTEETNGALQLSASDATCAKHREVLLNHDLVKAHFITHHLEKRGQKPKQDVQIRQGHQRDGCFNQAEKILKIDQEKSKKMITDNFLCTGGASQNYIDDVTCSGDSGGATFVERNRLIQVGVISWGLEDTCVTSGDRIDTRDFHVDLFDPKVRDFLQDYLGDEDIDTPLHFL
- the LOC128507487 gene encoding complement factor B-like isoform X1; protein product: MQSVVFWSLFFLVILSHCPFLYGAPSLSQCPDTNLGITGGRYILSKGYNDGSILRYICPEGFYPYPVKKRECDRGQWDPNPNKKPPVCKKITCPNPNVLENGAVQPVKPFYYVNDTTTYKCNSDYTFRGSATRVCQVNGKWSGGTPICSHNTDHCPDPGTPPGASREGHIFNIDDKVTYTCAKNLKLIGSKVRVCQDGGEWSGKEPECYADFTYDTPEEVAEAFSSSLKTTLTINEESETVQAGKKIRLEKGGKLDIYIALDASDSIDEEDFNKTKDVIKKLITKISYYEAFPNYEIIIFATDVTKVVNITDYKRKETTLKDVLTLLDNYNYGDKGQKSGTNIRKAYEAIRDSISFEKAHNKTAFDETQQVVIMFTDGIANMGGNPTPVVEEIRQTVFNNDEKRDKYLDLYAFGVGEDVEKGKIDEWVTKRDTHEKYFFILQDMEAVGKTLDEMIDESTSVSLCGLYKDYYDPDLRSTYRYTYPWLIKISITHESGTANCIGSLVTPKFILTAAHCFRFDDSPDKILLATPDYRDIGKLEVERFLLHPDYNIKKKAAENITEFYEYDVALIELKKSVQVSPDIRPICIPCTEETNGALQLSASDATCAKHREVLLNHDLVKAHFITHHLEKRGQKPKQDVQIRQGHQRDGCFNQAEKILKIDQEKSKKMITDNFLCTGGASQNYIDDVTCSGDSGGATFVERNRLIQVGVISWGLEDTCVTSGDRIDTRDFHVDLFDPKVRDFLQDYLGDEDIDTPLHFL